Sequence from the Balearica regulorum gibbericeps isolate bBalReg1 chromosome 15, bBalReg1.pri, whole genome shotgun sequence genome:
ATAAAGAATGACAGTGTTGCATCAAACTTTTATCACTTCAACTGGATTTATGCTCCTCTGATTCTGATAGAGAAATCTGAGCAGCGGTTTAACTCTGTAATTAATGTGACCGGTGAATTTCCTGGGACTTTTCCCATATCTGTCTGGGTGACTCATAGAAACTGTTGGTTATGTCGGCCAGTTGCTAGAAACATCACCGTGCTTCAGATTACAGGTAAAGTGGCTTTACAACTTCTGCATCTTCAGGAATTCAGTATACTTCAGGATGCTCGCTGCCTTTGGTagcatcagaaaaatgaaagccaggTGTAAATACAGCTTCTGCCAACAGTTTGATTTGTGTAGCCCTTTGATCGAAGGTGGGTTTGGATGGACTAACTGGGTCATGATGTAGTTTACCTACATCCAGGAACCAGGTGTGATGCTGCCCGTGTTTTCCTGCCTCTGTCACTTagagaaactgaagcagaaaccagatacttcagcagctgcagttcACGCGTCAGCGTTGTTCAGTGATGTCCAGGCTCCTAAACCAGTGCTTCCCGTACTGCTTCCCAGCATTTCTAGTCCTAAAGTTAGGGTGACTAGCAGCAGTGACAACCTACTGATTTTCCCTGTTGCATGACAAAAACTGAGGCCATCAGCGCAACAGAGccattgcattttcttttaacgCTCTGACAGACTGTATTGAAATTGGATGGGAAGCCGTGGCTGCGTTTCCAAATACTGCTAAGTGCAAATTCAGCTCACTGGGAATATTCATATCCATAAATAGGCTTTTTTTTGACAAATTGACCAATAACGCGGTATGGTTAACCTAATCTCTCATACAGGGATTGACATGAGATATCACCTGACTGCCTCCCACAATCCCTTCTTTCAGAGACTAGTAACCACGTCCCTCCGACCACAGGTCCCAGCACTCTACTTACACGCTCCaaaacagacccagctcccaGCCGAAGATAAGGACATGTATGAGGACAAAAGAGCTGACCATAGGGCATAGCTGACATTTTGGGGAATAGCTATTGAGATTTTTCTCTGAGAAACACCAAGCTTTATAAAagtatcttttctctcttaagATCTGCTGCCTTGCTGAATATCTACTTATTCCTTTCTCGCTTTGCGCTTATATTCTCATGCCACAAGCAAAAGGGATAGAAGCTTTCTATAGCTGTGAAAGGGAAGATCCCGGTGTACCTTTCTGCCTTCCCCCAGCAAGAGCAGCCACAGGGGCTTCACTGCCAATAACTCTCAGAAATTACAACCCCCATTAGTTCTGCATTACCAGCCCCGTTCTGAAGCCGTAATTGTGATTCTTATTTGTGCATCATCAAGAGAACAGTTAACCAGATTTAATGAATTGTTAACAGGGTACAAGTCTGTTACTGGTAATTAATATCCCATTAATTTTGTAATGAGTTGATAAGTGTATCATCATAATACTTATTTATTCATAGGTTAGAGAGGTCTTTTTAGATCAGCTTTTGCCAGTCCTTGTAAACAATCTTGAGCATAGGATCTCGTGCagacagcaaaatcaaaatttcACCTTTTCGGTATTCACAATATATAGCGCATCTGTTATTCATTTCTGTCGAAGTAGCTAAAACTAAAACCCAAAAACCAGCAACATAAAAACCccataaaacaaaccaaacccccgCCCCAAACATGAAGGGCGTATATACTGGTTTGATTCTGAATCCCTTGATCTAGATACTTGAAGTTAATCccagttctttttaaatcaatagAAAAAACTGATATTGACCTCAATCAGTCCAAGATTATTTCTCTTAGTTCCATTAGAAGCTTTATCACGACCCATTGTATAACCCTAAATAAGTAATTTAAGCTCTCTGCCTCACTAAGACGTGTAACAACACTGAGTAATAGATATAAAATACACTGAACCACTTGGACTAGTAAGCAGAAAGACTTACGCagtgcattttaaatactgttttgataCTCACGCGGAGCATGCTATGAAAGTGACCTATGCTGTCATTCTTTCTCCACCTTATCATTCTGCAGAATTTATCACAGGGACTCTTACCATTGCCCAGATAGAAGACAGTAGATTTATCACGCGTGGTTCTAGTTCCTCCACGAGCGCCGTGACCCggatttctttctgtcttcatgACCCAAGCCATTACTTCAAGTCAGCATCATTTGTCTACAACTGGGATTTTGGAGATGGGTAGGTGTGGTtactttgtttgctttaatgAATATTCAAGATGGCTCTCATTCAGATGCTCATCTAGAGAAAATCCTGATTGAATCAGAGTCAGTTGGTACATTCTCAGCATGTCGACCAGGTGAGTTACGGTAACTTTGGCACAGAAGTCACTGCATATTCACAAAAAGGTGATGTTTTAAAGACCTACATTTCTTGTTGAAATACATGCTTAGGTGTATTACTGCGTGCACAACGAGCTGAACTGATCTGAATGAATTGGAAAAAGTAACTTCTtataaattgttattttaaaacatcattatgCCTGCAGATCTCCATTAGCAGGTTGTTGCTTTTGAATACGTGAATAATTTGTCCACTTAAGGAAAATGGAAGCAGCATACTGTCTTGCGGTTGGGCAGTCAGTAAGTAGCTGTTGCTATGACCAGCTACTCATAAATATACGACAGCTTGGGTGAGGAGCTTTTGGAAGTGGCTAGGTCTCTCCAATAATATGGCTGTGCACGTTAACACGCAGCTGATAAcaaaatggaggggaaaaaaacccaacatagcTCATAACCATCAGAAATAAACCTGTGGGTAGTACCTAGCCCTTAAGACACTCGGCagtagggaggaaaaaagaccttcggttattttccttctctgaggaTGAATATACGTCCAATACAAATAAGTTTGTGCAAATAGAAATGTAAGCTTTAGTCTCTGAATACTGaagttttttgttctttgttacCCGCCTTAGTGCTTCGGGTAGCTTATAGTCCACTTGCTATAATGGTAGTTTCCATACTTTACTGACTATTCTTATTCCATTTTGTGAATTCTTTTAGCATTATCTTTAGtttctttgaataaaaatgcataaatatacTCTAGGTCTTATACTGATTGTAGTTTTATTGGTAATACCATGGACATTAATCCTCATTGATACCTGCTGTAGCATTGtctataaagaaaatacattcgagcttgttcctttttaaatcagaaatatgCAAGGACTTGGTAAAAGGCAATTTTGATCCTAAATCTTTTCATGTTATACACAGAGTTTATCAGATTACCAAGGAACCCTTTGTCTACTATAACTGCTCTACCATGGGGAATCGCACGGTACATCTGAAAGTCATAGCTGAATGGGAGCAAATTGGAAGCATCATACATGAAAAAGAAACGGTGCAGAAAACTGGTGATTTTACCACCTCCCTGGAGCTGTTAGgtaattataaaacattttgcatattCAAAACAGAACTTGCTATATATGTATAGATACAATCTAGCTTTAATGTGATAATACAACTTCAGCATTGTTTCACATGCAAGAACTGGTCAACATTATTCAATGAAGAGTTTCCATTGCAAAATGGACTTTGCACTGTTCTAGTGCAGAAAAAATGGGGAAACATATGTAAAATCTTCCTCACATACACTTaaaatttacaataaaatgCTTACCATAAGTTATGAAGGATCTGTCTGTTTAATTTATGCTGGCTATCCCTAAAAAATAAGCATTAGGAAAGTCTCATTGATTTGATCAGCTTCTGGAGCAAATAAACACATAAGTAAAAATGTAAAGGATTAATAAAGTAGTTGAttatatactaaaaaaaaaaatcataaaacattcagaaaacttACAACTCTACTGGTAGGATTCCTTTTTGGGAGTGTGGCAAGTATTATTATTTGTGTGATGATGCAACTAGAATCTGCAAAGGCTATGAAAACAAACCAGTTAATTTCAAGTTTACATGTGGAGTGTGACGTGCTTTTTTGCTTCCTCTCAGATGCTGTTAAAAGTATTAATGTAGTGGGCTCCAGAGAGACTCATGTGATGGAAAACTTGAGTTTGTCTCTTCATATCAACGGCACGTAAGTAGCAAACACAACTTCCCCCCAAAAGCATTGTCTATTAAAGtgtttttccccactgtttCCTTAAAGTAGTCAGTTGCACCCCCCAGAAttgtttcttaaaacaaaaagaaatttcctttgAACAAAATACTGTTGAATATTGCTTTTTCCTGACTTGAAGTACCATGAACTCTAAGAGCCTGAAAGAGCCTGCATCTTTACAGAAAAGTAGAATCCTCCTATGTAAAGCAAATGTTAGTTTTATATCTTTGTCAAGagcatattaaaagaaaactagcCATAGAAAGATAGttgaaataattacattttaaaacttccttttgAATGTTTCTCCTTGACCAATTTCCCTAGCACTAAATTAAACCGTAAGCTAAGGGACAGGGTGTCCTGTTGAATAGCAGCCACCCTTGACTGGCACACGGGAGTAGGGGTTTGGGGAAGAATTTTGGCAAAGGTGAGATTGCCACCAGATGAGTAAGACGGAGAGGCTCCATGTAGTGAGGATCATAGGAACGTTGGAGAGTCATGAGCACCTTGATCCTAGCACAAGCTTTCTCAAGCTGCAGTATTTAGAACACGTGAGGGGTTTTGGTATGACAGAAGCAATTTAAATACCACTGAAACATCTGGGAAAGCTCCTTCACCATAACAACTTCGTGACTGCAGAAGTGACTTATTCTCCAGAAGAGTGACACTTTCACATTCTCCTGCTGGGAGCTGTTTAGCCTAAtgctgcatttagaaaaaaaaacaaaaaacaccgCCAACCCAAAACAGATCAGTGCTGTAGGGCTGTAGGATCAGTGAGCAGCACCCAACGCAGAGTCATTTGCCAAAGGCATAAATAGTCCCAATAGACAAAGCAGCAGAGTTTGCGTTCAGAAGGTGAATGGCACATTGGCAGGAGCGGAAACTGGAGATGGCAAGTACATACGAACAGCCAAAACCCATTGCAGGCAAACCTGAGATCGCTAAAAGCAGGCTTGGTTTTAGGGTGGACAATGTTTGGCAGACCTAACCTCCTAGCCACGGGACTGGGACTGATGCAATAGGAGTTTATGCTACAAAAGCAACGACAAAGGCTTGAGAGATGGGTTATCAAAAACAAGGCTAGAAAATGAGCTAAACGCATAAGCATGCTGCTTGCTTTAGCAGAGAATGTCCTAAAGAGATAAGGAACAAAACACTAGTAAGACAGGGTGAAGAAAAGCTCTATCTGTTGTCAGAATCAAAGTCCATAGCACATAAGGTGAATCCAAGCAGAGTCAGTCGGAACAAGggtctgaaaatgtaaataaaaggcATCAACTAGACATGGTGAGAAGACACATGGCCATAAAATGGATAGCACCTAGATTGCTTGATagcaaataaaaacctttttgttATTGTAAGGGGTACTGTGATCCTTGCaatttatttaccttttccAGCTATTAGTCCATTGTACAGAGCTCATCTTACATTCTTTCCAGTTttggttgttgggggtttttaaatcagaaaagtcTTGGATGTGCTTCAGTAGCACAGACAGTAATTTCTTCTGGTgaggagaacaaagaaaaaacaacctatACTCACTTGGAagtccagggaaaaaaaattccttttatctTTATTGGAGAAGGACTACGGGGTTTTCCACACACAATGGCCTTCCTATGACCCACGCAGGTATTTAGCTCTCAGCTGAAAGGCTTGCTTTTATAGAAGCATCACAAAGAACTTTTTCAGTTGACAAATGCTACAAACCAAACGATTGTGCAGTTAATTACTTCTCTATTTGTATTTAGATTAACttcattatttgcaaaattattatgCTATTTTAACCAAGTGATTCATCAGCTCTTAGCTGAaatttttgcaaagttttcacctgattttttttttttttccctttttactttTGTCATTTCAGCCCGCCGCTAGCATTATGCTGGCTTATAAAGTCCGAGTGCATTCCACTGGAAGGTGAAAAATGCCATCTGGTGGTGATTAATGGCTCCTGCTACAATCTCAGCCATACCTTCAGCGATGCTGGACAGTATTGCCTCAGCGTCAGAGTGGAGAACGGCGTGACGATGCTGCAGACGTACCATGAAATAAAAGTGTGGCCAACAGGTGAGGAGCAGCTGGTCTGAGCAGCATGGAGATTCCCAGCTGTCAGGGAACGGACAGTCTCAAACACATCCAGGACAGTTATGGATTAACCAGCCTGCAGATGAGGTTTCTGGAAGCTGGTATAGGTCCTTAAAAGCATAGGAAGgatgaagagaaaggagagccTGTAATGTGCCTACTGTAATTGCTCTGAGGTTCCTGCATCCTGTTGAACCCTTAGTCTCAAGAGTATCTTGAAGCTAATGAGTTCCCTGGGAAGGCTGTTActtaaattacatatttttcagtttaaataatcTGGCTCTTGTAGTTAGAGAGGATTACTAGGAAAACATATATGTCTGTAACACTCCCTTCATTAAGCAGTCTcaagtctccttttttttttcatttagttatgttttatttaagGGTAAATTTTCTAGGCTTCCATTTCATTACAGGTTTCTGTCCCCCCAGCCAGCAATCCCTGCGGGCTCCCCCATGCCTGCTCACACACATGCCCTGAACTGGGTCCCCGAATCCTCTGAGAAAGCCGTTAGGTGGCCAAGAGGACCAGACCAGGAGAGAGCCCGGCTGTGACACAGAATATTGTACCATCTCACCGTGGGCCAGCATGTGTATACAGACAGGGCAGCCCACTCCAGACGGCACCGGTGTGCGTTCAGGGCTAAGGGTGTAAATCCTCTTTGCTGGAGGCTGCCCTGAAGATGAGGTTCCTTCCTATCCTCATGCAGAGGTACCAACACCCTGGGGAGTTTGGGCTAACGTGTGTAactgggtgggggttttttaggcTGTTCAAGGGAAAAGAGGGGTAAAAAGGGAAAGACCTTTACAGCCTCACAACCTCACATTCCCACTTCTGAGATTTCAGAAAGACCTGAAGTGATCTGGGCTGAAAACTTTATTCCCTGTTACACAGATGTCCTTTGTCctaaaaataggaaaacttCTCCTAAAACAtcatttccttctccctgttGCCTCTTCCCAGGATATTGTATCACTCCAGGACTGTGCCCTTGTGCTCTTTCCTAGGCATCCACCCGGCTTTCTTCGTCCTGCTCTGCATCGCTCTGGCTTCAGTGATGCTAGGACTGGTGCTGTACACAACCTTTCGAAGTAACACACAACAAAAAGATCTTGTGGAGGTATTCAGTTTACTCTTACTTTGAGCTGGGATAGGAATTAGATACCTTTCGGCCATGTCCCTTCTTTAATCCCCAGGCAaacagagcaggagggagcatTTCCCTGGTATGTCTGATCCATTCCATGGAAAAATCTGAACAGTGCAGGCAAACACTGTAGGCAACAGGCATGGTTCTGGCTTGTTGCAGAGAGCTGTAACTATAATTCAAGTTGCCAGGGCTGTCACGGGCAGTTTGTTAATATTCCCAAGCAGATACTTGCATTGAAGTATCCCTTCCAGAGGATCTCCATCAGAGTGGTTACATGAAGAAAGCAGGGGGGTGGTGAGAGAGGATACAGGATAGTAAAAAAGGGGGGGTACGTTACCTAAAGTGGCACTAAATTGCCACCTGACCCTAGTATGTGACCTTTATCTCCCCAGCTCCCTTCCATCTCTGGTGCAGCTTTCACTTGCTACATTATCGTATTTATACGAAGCACGAGCTCCTAAATGAAAGGTAGCTTTCTTGGCCCTTTGGAAAGTATCTAATACACTTTACATCACACCACAATATGAATAATATACCTCTAGAGAGACTGCCTGTGAGCCAGGTGTGCAGCAGATATAAATCGGAAATCTATTTGAAGTTGGTGACTGAAACTGGTTGAGGACCAAGTGCCATTTCTGCCCTAAAGTATTCTTGCTGGACTCACTTGAGCCAGTAGGACCCAAATTAAAAATGATCTCTTTGATGTTCCTTTTGCAGGTAGCTGACTTCGACTTTTCTCCACTGTCTGATAAAAACCTGTCTTCTCATTCAGAGTCAGGCTGTGGCCAAATATGTTGCAGATCATGTTTTCCTCATTCATCTCAAGAAGCTGCCAGGGAGAGTCATGAACTTCTACATTCTTTTTACAAGCCAGTCAAAACGTACACAGTGTGAAGAACACAAGTGCACTTTGGTTACACTAACTGCTGAGTTTAACTTTCTCACTTACGACGAGTTAAAAGCCCAGTGCTGCATGgatggtttggttttgccaATGCAATGAAGTTAACCACTTTAAGTCCAGCACTCGAGTGTTTCACTCTCTGAactaaaaaaaagcaaaccctgaaacacagtaaaagtagctttgtatttttaaattatacgGGTGTATACATTTACAGCTgtaaatacagcattttattcTTATGAAAGATTGTTTTATGTGCAGGTTTGCTACACTCACTACCTCTTGTAATTCCTCTGTTCCTTCTGCTGTCTGTTTCAAAGAAGAGAATGCTTAAGACAAACATACCTCTCTCTCCTATGTTACAACAATATTACTGGAAATGGAAGTCACACAAAATGTTGTTGAACGTGTATTTGTTCTAGGAAGGAACTGACTTATCCAGGTTGAGAAAGGCCTAGGTGCTTCCAATGAACCATACTACCTAATCATGCTGTCTTTTCGCCTCCTGTCTTAAAAGACCCTTTTTTAAGTTCATGGGCTTCTGTGGGATGGTAGTGGCTAGTGACCTGCCCACGGAGAGCTAGCTGCTAGCAGTAGTTTGGTAGGATTGCAGCATCTGCTGTAGAACACTCCACGTCTCCAGCACTTCGTGAAGTAGTACACAACTCTAATCTGTCTAagtagctgcttttttttttccaggctattcatgcttttctttcttatattaCTACCCAGCCAGTCACCAAAACTCCTCTTCCAAAAAATGCAACAACCTGTAGCTCAAAGCAGCTCAGCAAACATATTAAATTCAAATTCATAGTCAATGTTCAAGGCTGGACAAACTCCGTGCCTGTTGTAGACTATTGTGTACTATTGGCTTCCTGCTCACCCAGGCTTCACCCCCTGCTACGACACATTTCAGAGTACCTGGGAGGCTTTAAACAAAAGTGCCTTTGtggccatttctttttttaaatgtgacaCACCTTCCCCACCTCTGATTTAAATCTTATGGGTGTCGCAGGCTTGGGGGTTTTCAAACATGTCATAATTTCTCAAATGCACTGATTGCAACAGAATTGTCTGAATATGAGGGGATTTACCATGAGGTTTTGGGGATGCTCAGCTCATGCATTCAGCTTCTGCGTCTCCTCAGAGAAGCCCAGAGCTTTAGTTCATCTGTGAATGAAATTACATGACCTCAGAATGGCTTTGTTAATTAACTTGATACATTCAAGATAGAGTAAGATCATCTAAGATAACAAATGATCCAGTAAAACCAAGTTTTTGTCAAAAAGTACTTTCCAAGCAGAacttcttttggcttttttcctaaagagaAACTATTTATAAGCAAGCTTCTTGATTAGGAGTGGTGTCCTTTGTATTCCTTCTCAGTGCCCTGGTGTCAAACCCTGATCTTCAGTCATATCCAGTCACTGTTAAAAACGTGCCTCTCCTTAAGCTAGTAAAGCAGCTGTTGTTCTCCCCAGCTTCAGTTTTATTGCTTATTCCTGAGATGCCAGACATCAGTGCCACTGCCAAAGCTACGTGACTTGTTCTGGGATGTCAGTAAGTTCTGTAAATGGCTACACAGTCCTGGGGCACTGGAAATAACAGATTTCTGATGTGAAAAATGCACCTCGGAGTGACAGTGGCCCTAGACAGGCTGCACAGTGGCGCTCTGCAGCCAGTTTAGTTTGGGCTGCTTCTTTTACTACATTTGTGACAGACGTGTGAGCCTTGCTACCCTAACACACCTAGAGACAACCCCTTGGCACACTAACGGATGTGTAAAAAGacccttttcttctgcatattGCACTCCTAGCAAAGACAATAACGATGAGAGAGCAGACTCAGTTATAGGTACCTGAAACGGGTCACTGGCGTTGGAGGAAGATCGTGTCAAGGCAGTAAGACCTATGCTCTGCCCCGCTTTCATTAACACCCAGCTGGCTGAAAGGGTATCATGGGGTGTCAGGCCATGAACATcgctgctttggttttgtgccTCCGTGCTCTCCCCAGTCCATCCACGCTGAGATACGACTGAtcgtggagggtgtcc
This genomic interval carries:
- the TMEM130 gene encoding transmembrane protein 130 isoform X2, with translation MAPAAPSMLRLTCVVMLLGRAAPAAEEYGLEITNNGPITTGAQATVHASLNIKNDSVASNFYHFNWIYAPLILIEKSEQRFNSVINVTGEFPGTFPISVWVTHRNCWLCRPVARNITVLQITEFITGTLTIAQIEDSRFITRGSSSSTSAVTRISFCLHDPSHYFKSASFVYNWDFGDGVYQITKEPFVYYNCSTMGNRTVHLKVIAEWEQIGSIIHEKETVQKTGDFTTSLELLDAVKSINVVGSRETHVMENLSLSLHINGTPPLALCWLIKSECIPLEGEKCHLVVINGSCYNLSHTFSDAGQYCLSVRVENGVTMLQTYHEIKVWPTGIHPAFFVLLCIALASVMLGLVLYTTFRSNTQQKDLVEQILALKYPFQRISIRVVT
- the TMEM130 gene encoding transmembrane protein 130 isoform X1, with the protein product MAPAAPSMLRLTCVVMLLGRAAPAAEEYGLEITNNGPITTGAQATVHASLNIKNDSVASNFYHFNWIYAPLILIEKSEQRFNSVINVTGEFPGTFPISVWVTHRNCWLCRPVARNITVLQITEFITGTLTIAQIEDSRFITRGSSSSTSAVTRISFCLHDPSHYFKSASFVYNWDFGDGVYQITKEPFVYYNCSTMGNRTVHLKVIAEWEQIGSIIHEKETVQKTGDFTTSLELLDAVKSINVVGSRETHVMENLSLSLHINGTPPLALCWLIKSECIPLEGEKCHLVVINGSCYNLSHTFSDAGQYCLSVRVENGVTMLQTYHEIKVWPTGIHPAFFVLLCIALASVMLGLVLYTTFRSNTQQKDLVEVADFDFSPLSDKNLSSHSESGCGQICCRSCFPHSSQEAARESHELLHSFYKPVKTYTV